One genomic region from Thalassotalea sp. PS06 encodes:
- a CDS encoding alpha-1,6-glucosidase domain-containing protein, with protein sequence MKTTKNLANLLIVALVSLFLTACGGDSDIKSGESLLTCDVPMVPDASGTSCVAPEPIQCPAPTVPDALNETCVVGVDPNAPIPVYFPAENEAVLYFNLGTDNPDDYVGYRLHTWNTDQCDAYAPPHDTSDWANGHEYAGVDPTYGAYYILNLKEGYTECGNFIVHIGTDDAGKALGSGDFQMPLQQDDPTYARMNFTFNGEPSVFEYPVVSLGKQPVKAADFAAHWIDTNTLVWNSDADIATVKLHYSASAGIEADENDMFNGSTLELGMVDLTEEQKAFAPKVNDWPAYQGNWSAEDAKSVLKSQLVVVGYNSDGETVAASNVQADKVLDYLYTMGDMDADEAQLGLNYDNGMIDVALWAPTAQNVVLKVFDADKAETGSYPMMEDTMTGIWSYSADLDMDRAFYQFEVTVYHPQSQMIETLLVTDPYSVSLSTNGEYSQFVNLEDSDLYPDGWMEQTIPTVSDVEDAVIYEAHIRDFSAMDQSVSEENRGKYLAFSEMDSAPVMHLKKLAESGLTHFHILPANDIASINEDPERIVDLTDTVADLCALKSDAPVCGIEDDNATLQSVLESYSPYTNDAANLVNVIREFDSFNWGYDPKHFNVPDGIYASDADGVARIKEMRAMIQSLHEVGLRVVLDVVYNHTNSAGLWDNSVFDKIVPGYYHSRDVVSGAVIQSTCCNDTALEHRMMDKFMVDSLLLWTEQYKYDGFRFDIMSHGSKQQMLAARDAVRAVDEDNYFYGEGWTRDDRGFEQANQFNMAGTEISTFNDRIREGIRTGEIFSNIDYEDGPFIKQDIVKLGMAGSLADYVLKSYNGVDATGSAYNPGMYAKDPADVINYISKHDNESLWDQLQFVLPFSMSMDERVRAQNVSHSIIMLSQGVPFLQLGGDFLRSKSLDRNTYDAGDWFNKVDYDFYTNNFNVGLPLDKGGRDDDTLVSLAANPMAQVGMSEISFASNVFNEFLQIRQSSKLFRLTTADDIINRVGFHNIGKRQTQGLIVMSIDDGTGFADLDPMHDAVVVVVNTSNMEHSHTVATASGFSLHTVQQNSVDGVVAGASFSEGEGEGTFTVPALSTAVFVKVQGEMQGEGLSAFATAGAPDVVPYGDTTVLIRGDMNGWGETDAMMYQGNGVYSVDIDLAAGEYYFKVASGDWSTVNLGAPNGDPVMLNTDLALVPGSNDNLKITITEETRYTFSIDATNTSAPILNVTYEEPFYGTTVFLRGDMNGWSEDNPFTYIGDGKYSLTTTIEAGDKYFKVASADWATVNMGAPADDTEVLEREEQLLVPGSNDNLHMVFADGEYTFIFDASNQQEPILTVYSAKMFGETTVYVKGSMNGWSENDAMTYIGNSTYTLTLSLEAQSYEFKVASQDWSTVNLGATSGDDADVYLDTAEALVQDSQSNFKIDISEAGDYLFTVTGPDPLNSTLTVTKVM encoded by the coding sequence ATGAAAACGACAAAAAACTTAGCAAATTTGCTGATTGTCGCCTTAGTATCACTATTTCTTACCGCCTGTGGCGGTGACAGTGATATTAAGTCAGGAGAATCCCTGTTAACGTGTGATGTACCTATGGTGCCTGATGCCAGCGGTACATCTTGTGTGGCTCCAGAGCCAATTCAGTGTCCGGCTCCTACGGTTCCGGATGCATTAAACGAAACCTGTGTAGTTGGTGTTGATCCAAATGCGCCAATTCCAGTTTATTTCCCAGCTGAAAATGAAGCGGTACTTTATTTTAATCTGGGTACAGATAATCCAGATGACTATGTAGGTTATCGTCTACATACCTGGAATACTGACCAGTGTGATGCGTACGCGCCACCACACGATACGTCTGACTGGGCAAATGGCCATGAATATGCTGGTGTTGATCCAACTTATGGTGCTTATTACATTCTTAACCTGAAAGAAGGTTATACAGAATGTGGTAACTTTATCGTTCATATCGGTACTGACGATGCAGGTAAAGCACTGGGTAGCGGCGACTTCCAAATGCCATTACAGCAGGACGATCCTACCTATGCACGGATGAACTTCACCTTTAACGGTGAACCTTCAGTATTTGAATACCCGGTAGTTTCTCTAGGTAAGCAACCAGTTAAAGCCGCTGATTTTGCTGCTCACTGGATTGATACCAATACCCTGGTTTGGAACTCTGACGCCGATATCGCCACCGTTAAACTTCACTACTCAGCGAGTGCAGGTATCGAAGCTGACGAAAATGACATGTTCAACGGTTCTACTCTTGAGCTAGGCATGGTTGATTTAACTGAAGAGCAAAAAGCGTTTGCTCCGAAAGTGAATGACTGGCCTGCATATCAAGGTAACTGGAGCGCTGAAGATGCTAAATCTGTATTAAAAAGCCAATTAGTTGTTGTGGGTTACAACAGCGATGGTGAAACGGTTGCTGCAAGTAACGTTCAGGCGGATAAAGTTCTTGATTACCTATACACCATGGGTGATATGGATGCTGATGAAGCGCAGTTAGGTCTTAACTATGACAACGGCATGATCGATGTTGCACTTTGGGCACCAACCGCTCAAAACGTAGTATTGAAAGTATTTGATGCCGACAAAGCAGAGACTGGCAGCTACCCAATGATGGAAGACACCATGACGGGTATCTGGAGCTACAGCGCTGATTTAGACATGGATCGTGCGTTCTACCAGTTTGAAGTTACGGTTTATCACCCGCAAAGCCAGATGATTGAAACCTTGTTGGTAACTGATCCTTACTCGGTAAGCTTGTCTACTAACGGTGAATACTCTCAGTTTGTAAATCTGGAAGACTCTGATCTATACCCTGATGGCTGGATGGAGCAAACCATTCCTACCGTTTCGGATGTTGAAGATGCAGTAATCTACGAAGCTCATATCCGTGACTTCAGTGCGATGGACCAGTCAGTTTCTGAAGAAAACCGTGGTAAGTACCTGGCATTCTCAGAAATGGACAGCGCACCAGTAATGCACCTGAAGAAACTTGCTGAAAGTGGTCTTACGCACTTCCATATTCTTCCGGCAAATGACATTGCTTCTATCAACGAAGATCCAGAGCGTATTGTTGATTTAACCGATACGGTTGCTGATCTATGCGCATTGAAATCTGACGCGCCAGTATGTGGAATTGAAGACGACAACGCAACGCTACAATCTGTACTTGAAAGCTACAGCCCTTACACCAATGATGCTGCAAATCTTGTAAACGTAATTCGTGAATTTGATAGCTTCAACTGGGGTTATGATCCTAAGCACTTCAATGTACCAGATGGTATTTATGCGTCTGACGCTGACGGCGTAGCGCGTATCAAAGAAATGCGTGCGATGATCCAGTCATTGCATGAAGTTGGTCTTCGCGTTGTACTTGATGTTGTTTATAACCACACCAATTCAGCGGGCCTTTGGGATAACTCAGTATTCGATAAAATCGTTCCGGGTTACTACCACAGCCGTGACGTAGTTTCTGGTGCCGTTATCCAGTCTACCTGTTGTAACGATACCGCTCTTGAGCATCGTATGATGGACAAGTTCATGGTGGATTCACTACTTCTATGGACTGAACAGTATAAATACGACGGCTTCCGCTTCGACATCATGAGCCATGGTTCTAAGCAACAAATGCTAGCCGCTCGCGACGCTGTTCGTGCTGTTGACGAAGATAACTACTTCTACGGTGAAGGCTGGACGCGTGACGATCGTGGTTTTGAACAGGCTAACCAGTTCAACATGGCTGGTACTGAAATCTCTACCTTTAACGACCGTATCCGCGAAGGTATCCGTACTGGTGAAATCTTCTCAAACATTGATTACGAAGATGGTCCATTCATCAAGCAGGATATTGTTAAGCTTGGTATGGCTGGTTCTCTGGCTGACTACGTATTAAAGAGCTACAACGGTGTTGACGCTACTGGTAGTGCTTACAACCCAGGTATGTATGCGAAAGACCCGGCCGACGTTATCAACTACATCTCTAAGCACGATAATGAATCACTATGGGATCAGTTGCAGTTTGTATTGCCATTCTCAATGAGCATGGATGAGCGTGTACGTGCGCAAAACGTATCTCACTCTATCATCATGCTTTCACAGGGTGTTCCGTTCCTGCAATTAGGTGGCGATTTCTTACGTTCGAAATCTTTAGACCGTAACACTTATGATGCCGGCGATTGGTTCAACAAAGTTGATTACGATTTCTACACTAACAACTTCAACGTTGGTCTGCCTTTAGATAAAGGTGGTCGCGATGATGATACTTTGGTTTCATTAGCGGCGAATCCAATGGCTCAAGTAGGCATGAGTGAGATCAGCTTCGCCAGCAATGTGTTCAATGAATTCCTACAGATTCGTCAGTCTAGTAAGCTATTCCGCTTAACGACAGCTGATGACATCATCAACCGCGTAGGTTTCCACAACATTGGTAAGCGTCAGACTCAGGGCTTAATCGTAATGAGTATTGATGATGGTACAGGTTTTGCTGACCTAGACCCAATGCACGATGCGGTAGTAGTTGTTGTTAACACCTCTAACATGGAACATTCACACACCGTTGCAACGGCGTCAGGTTTCTCTTTACACACTGTTCAACAAAACTCTGTTGACGGTGTTGTTGCCGGCGCAAGCTTCAGTGAAGGCGAGGGTGAAGGTACCTTTACCGTTCCAGCGCTAAGCACTGCAGTATTCGTGAAAGTGCAGGGCGAAATGCAGGGCGAAGGTTTATCAGCATTTGCTACTGCTGGTGCTCCGGATGTTGTTCCATACGGTGATACCACAGTATTGATTCGTGGCGACATGAACGGCTGGGGTGAAACCGATGCAATGATGTATCAGGGCAATGGTGTTTACTCAGTAGATATCGATTTAGCCGCTGGTGAGTACTACTTCAAAGTGGCTTCAGGTGATTGGTCTACGGTTAACCTTGGCGCGCCAAATGGCGACCCTGTTATGCTAAATACAGATCTTGCATTAGTACCTGGTAGCAACGATAACCTGAAGATCACTATCACAGAAGAAACGCGTTACACCTTCTCTATCGATGCGACTAATACCTCTGCACCGATTCTGAACGTAACTTACGAAGAGCCGTTCTACGGTACCACCGTATTCTTGCGTGGTGACATGAATGGTTGGTCTGAAGATAACCCGTTCACTTATATCGGCGATGGCAAGTACTCGTTGACAACTACTATTGAAGCTGGCGACAAGTACTTTAAAGTGGCTTCAGCAGATTGGGCAACCGTTAACATGGGTGCACCTGCTGACGATACTGAAGTACTAGAGCGTGAAGAACAGCTTCTTGTTCCAGGTTCAAATGACAACCTGCATATGGTCTTCGCTGATGGTGAATACACCTTTATCTTTGATGCTTCGAACCAACAAGAGCCGATTCTAACTGTATACAGTGCCAAAATGTTTGGTGAAACTACAGTGTATGTAAAAGGTAGTATGAATGGTTGGTCTGAAAATGATGCCATGACTTATATTGGCAACAGCACTTACACACTTACCTTGTCTCTGGAAGCACAAAGTTATGAATTCAAAGTGGCTTCTCAAGACTGGTCAACGGTAAACTTAGGTGCCACCTCTGGTGACGATGCCGATGTTTATCTTGATACCGCTGAAGCACTGGTTCAGGATTCACAATCCAACTTCAAGATTGATATTAGCGAAGCTGGCGATTACCTATTCACGGTAACCGGTCCGGATCCGTTAAATTCAACCCTGACTGTAACTAAGGTTATGTAA
- a CDS encoding Bor/Iss family lipoprotein, producing MKKTITLISALMLSACTTIHFDKEPAATTAVVKKEEWHHNLVLALYEASDPVALNNICGEQEWVTVKTETSFLNGLASSATSAVVGPLWTPKTVEISCK from the coding sequence ATGAAAAAAACAATCACATTAATCTCGGCTCTAATGCTTTCCGCGTGCACTACCATCCACTTCGACAAAGAGCCAGCGGCAACTACCGCTGTGGTTAAGAAAGAAGAGTGGCATCATAATTTAGTGTTAGCACTTTATGAAGCATCAGATCCTGTGGCGCTTAACAACATTTGTGGTGAACAGGAATGGGTTACAGTGAAAACTGAAACATCGTTTCTTAATGGATTAGCATCCAGCGCAACCAGCGCTGTTGTAGGGCCGCTATGGACTCCTAAAACGGTAGAGATAAGCTGTAAATAA
- a CDS encoding Bor family protein → MIKKFVILLGLVLTGCSTVTMQPEQTSKYVNPPTYEDSKNFFFWGLVGEHRVNVTEICGDKEVIQMQSQQTFQEGVFALLTLGIYSPHSVKVWCSEEG, encoded by the coding sequence ATGATTAAGAAATTTGTAATATTGCTAGGGCTGGTGCTGACGGGATGTTCGACAGTAACCATGCAACCAGAGCAAACCTCTAAGTACGTAAACCCGCCGACCTATGAAGATTCAAAAAATTTCTTTTTTTGGGGACTTGTTGGTGAACATAGAGTCAATGTAACGGAAATTTGTGGTGACAAAGAAGTGATTCAAATGCAATCCCAACAAACCTTCCAGGAAGGTGTTTTTGCTTTGTTAACTCTCGGTATCTATTCGCCTCATTCTGTTAAAGTCTGGTGCTCAGAGGAAGGTTAA
- the glmU gene encoding bifunctional UDP-N-acetylglucosamine diphosphorylase/glucosamine-1-phosphate N-acetyltransferase GlmU, with amino-acid sequence MPLSVVILAAGKGTRMRSKLPKVLHPVAHKSMVEHVIDSARALDAQQINLVYGFGGELLKDAVQGDDLTFVEQAEQLGTGHAVDQAREHIKDDEDVLVLYGDVPLTQVSTLERLLAAKQEDSMALLTVELNDPTGYGRIVRDNGTVVGIVEQKDANPEQLKITEVNTGILLANGGDLKRWLGNLSNDNAQGEYYLTDIIAMAHSEGKTIHTAHPETAIEVEGANNRVQLATLERAYQARQAEQLMIAGASLRDPARIDIRGELSVGEEVEIDINCIFEGDVTVGNNVEIGANCILTNCTIGDDVVVKPNTIIEDAVLENKSSVGPFARIRPGSVLKEDAHVGNFVEMKKSTLGPGSKAGHLTYLGDTIVGTKANIGAGTITCNYDGVNKSQTIIGDNAFIGSNASLVAPVTVGDMATTAAGSVIVKDVEDDSLAVARAKQRNISGWKRPSKK; translated from the coding sequence ATGCCTCTTTCAGTCGTTATTCTTGCTGCGGGTAAAGGTACTCGTATGCGTTCTAAACTTCCCAAAGTTCTCCACCCTGTCGCACACAAGTCTATGGTAGAGCATGTTATCGATTCCGCTCGGGCGCTAGATGCCCAACAAATTAACCTTGTTTATGGTTTTGGCGGCGAATTACTAAAAGACGCTGTACAGGGCGATGATTTAACCTTTGTTGAACAAGCGGAACAATTGGGCACTGGCCATGCGGTAGATCAGGCTCGTGAGCACATCAAAGACGATGAAGATGTGCTGGTTCTATACGGTGATGTACCGTTAACACAGGTTTCTACCCTCGAGCGCCTGTTAGCGGCAAAACAAGAAGATTCAATGGCGTTGCTGACCGTAGAGCTTAATGACCCTACTGGTTACGGTAGAATCGTTCGTGATAACGGCACGGTTGTCGGTATTGTCGAGCAAAAAGATGCAAACCCCGAGCAGCTAAAAATTACTGAAGTAAATACCGGAATCCTGCTTGCCAATGGCGGCGACTTAAAGCGCTGGTTGGGTAACCTTTCTAACGATAATGCTCAAGGCGAATATTACCTTACCGATATAATTGCCATGGCCCATAGCGAAGGGAAAACCATTCATACCGCGCACCCAGAAACGGCGATTGAAGTAGAAGGTGCCAATAACCGTGTTCAGCTTGCTACTTTAGAGCGTGCGTACCAGGCTCGTCAGGCAGAACAATTGATGATTGCTGGTGCGAGTTTACGCGACCCTGCTCGTATTGATATCCGCGGTGAATTGAGCGTTGGTGAAGAAGTTGAAATTGATATTAACTGTATTTTTGAAGGCGATGTAACAGTTGGAAATAACGTTGAAATTGGCGCTAACTGTATCTTAACCAACTGTACGATCGGTGATGATGTGGTGGTAAAACCAAATACCATTATCGAAGATGCAGTATTGGAAAATAAATCCAGTGTTGGTCCATTTGCCCGTATTCGTCCGGGTTCGGTGTTAAAAGAAGATGCCCATGTCGGTAACTTCGTGGAAATGAAAAAGTCCACCTTAGGCCCTGGTTCCAAAGCCGGTCATTTAACTTATCTAGGTGATACTATTGTTGGTACAAAAGCCAATATTGGCGCCGGTACCATTACTTGTAATTATGATGGCGTAAATAAATCGCAGACTATTATCGGCGATAATGCGTTTATTGGCTCTAATGCTTCGCTAGTAGCGCCTGTTACGGTCGGTGATATGGCTACCACAGCTGCAGGTTCAGTTATTGTTAAAGACGTTGAAGATGATTCTTTAGCGGTAGCACGTGCTAAACAGCGCAATATTAGCGGCTGGAAGCGCCCCTCAAAAAAATAA
- a CDS encoding F0F1 ATP synthase subunit epsilon: MAAMTVHLDVVSAEESLFSGRVESLQITGSEGELGIMPGHAPLLTALKPGMARIVKQHGGEEVIYLSGGMLEVQPGNVTVLADVAVRGGELDEQAALEAKQRAEEHIANASADVDYAEVAAELARAVAQLRVIQEANKYKK; this comes from the coding sequence ATGGCTGCCATGACGGTTCATTTGGATGTAGTAAGCGCCGAAGAAAGCTTATTTTCAGGTCGCGTAGAATCATTGCAAATTACAGGTAGTGAAGGTGAGCTAGGTATTATGCCTGGTCACGCTCCTTTACTAACTGCGTTGAAACCAGGTATGGCGCGTATTGTTAAACAACATGGCGGCGAAGAGGTTATTTACCTTTCCGGTGGTATGTTGGAAGTTCAACCAGGTAACGTTACCGTATTGGCCGATGTGGCTGTACGCGGTGGCGAGCTGGATGAGCAAGCTGCTTTAGAAGCCAAGCAACGTGCTGAAGAGCACATTGCAAACGCATCTGCTGACGTTGATTACGCAGAAGTTGCTGCAGAGCTAGCCAGAGCGGTAGCGCAATTACGTGTTATCCAGGAAGCAAACAAATATAAGAAGTAA